In the genome of candidate division KSB1 bacterium, the window TCCTTCGGCTACTCGTAGAATTACTGAACTCGCTCACAAACTCAACCCGGCGGTTCATCTAATCGTGCGAACGCGTTATCTGCAGGAAATGCAGCCGCTACATGAGTTAGGAGCCAACGAAGTCATTCCCGAGGAATTTGAAACATCTGTTGAAATCTTTTCCCGGGTTTTGGTGAAATACCTAATACCGCGAGACGAAATTGAAAAATTCATCGCCGAAGTCCGTGCCGGCGAATACGAAATATTTCGAAGTCTTTCAATAGGGTCGGCGGTGCTTTCCGATTTGAAGCGCCATCTTCCCGATGTCGATATCTGTACACTTCGTGTAGATGATACATCCGCGGTCGTTGGCAAATCCTTAGTTCAGATCGGCTTGAGACAAAAATACGGCGTGACGTTACTGGCAATCCGCCGGGATTCACAAATGATGTCCAACCTGAGCGGAGAGGCCAAAATTTGTGCCGGCGATCTCCTGATTGTCCTTGGGCAAACAGATGAAATTGCCGCGGCCACGCGCTTATTTCGAAATCCACAAAAAGGAGAGTCAATTTCGTGAATCCAATATTTAAGACAATGGTCACTCAATTTTGCGCCTTAAACCGACATGTCCCAAATGTAAGAGGGACACTTTTCGGTACAGCCGACTGAGTAGTTATGTGTCACAAAGAATCAGGAATTAAATGAAAATCATCGAAGAATTCATACAGAAAGAATCTGCTGGTGGCATATTGTTAATTTTAGCAACGATTTTGGCGCTTATATTAAGCAATACATTCATGTCACCATTATATCGATCATTCTTACATATCCCCGTAGAGATACGAGTTGGTTCCTTGCATCTTGATAAGTCACTTTACCACTGGGTAAATGATGGCTTGATG includes:
- a CDS encoding potassium transporter KefB yields the protein PSATRRITELAHKLNPAVHLIVRTRYLQEMQPLHELGANEVIPEEFETSVEIFSRVLVKYLIPRDEIEKFIAEVRAGEYEIFRSLSIGSAVLSDLKRHLPDVDICTLRVDDTSAVVGKSLVQIGLRQKYGVTLLAIRRDSQMMSNLSGEAKICAGDLLIVLGQTDEIAAATRLFRNPQKGESIS